A stretch of Lathyrus oleraceus cultivar Zhongwan6 chromosome 6, CAAS_Psat_ZW6_1.0, whole genome shotgun sequence DNA encodes these proteins:
- the LOC127096831 gene encoding uncharacterized protein LOC127096831 — MDQVQAELAEMRASMAQFIHMMQGVAQGQEELRALVQRQEAVLPPPNQPLQEGNPVPEVPAAAIPVNNYAVGEELRGIRVDGQPIAPDAVSARVIHAPARNRIPIVDRQEDLFTMLSEDDDILGRNDARDRKVEALAEKIRAMECQNSLGFDVTNMGLVEGLRIPHKFKAPSFDKYNGTSCPRTHVQAYYRKISAYTDDEKMWMYFFQDSLSGASLDWYMELKRDSIRCWRDLGEAFLRQYKHNMDMAPTRTQLQSLCQKNNESFKEYAQRWRELAARVQPPMLERELTDMFIGTLQGVYMDRMGSCPFGSFSDVVICGERTESLIKAGRIHDAGSSSSSKKPFSGAPRRREGETNAVQHRGSAYRANTNRDQYRPVAAVTIPAPQPHPQQQRVQQQPQRPQQQQQQQQRPFQPQQRQRLNPDRRFDPLPMSYAELLPELLRLGFVELRTMATPTVLPPGYDANVRCDFHSGAPGHHTERCRAFQHKVQDLIDAKAINFSPVPNVVNNPMPQHGGHRVNNVEDGEAEDLIVNVEDVQTSLLVVKGRLLKGGVDPGCEEGCLGCSEAVDGCDQLKTGIQRLMDEGCLQFSRATRDNGAVSTVTIFYKPSEGRGRGAVSVPTTSNTPVTIPTPVTIRAPTTIVASGRGQVENSRAVPWRYDNAYRRDRRAGNQTRPAVQAPVTISAPVRIPTVASPVVDNVRGQGGFTRSGRLFAPQPLRDANAEASARAKGKQAVVDEEPAQKEAEGSFQRDVEEFMKIIKKSDYKIVDQLNQTPSKISILSLLMCSEAHRDALLKMLNMAYVPQEISVNQLEGVLANVSTRHGVGFTDLDLTPEGRNHNKALHITMECKGAVLSHVLVDTGSSLNVLPKQILKKIDVEGVVLTPSDLIVRAFDGSKRSVFGEVTLPVKIGPETFDIVFYVMDIQPAYSCLLGRPWIHAAGAVSSTLHQKLKYVWNGQIVTVCGEEEILVSHLSSFKYVEVDGEIHETLCQAFETVALEGVACAEQRKPGASISSYKQAKEVVDSGKAEGWGKMVDLPIKEDKFGIGYEPLPAEQHVQAGPSTFTSAGLMNHGDVFATGGEDSDHDLDVWVRPCAPGEVINNWTAEEVVQVTLLTE; from the coding sequence atggatcaagtacaagccgagttggccgagatgagggcaagcatggcccagttcattcatatgatgcaaggggtcgcgcaaggtcaagaagaactccgagcattggtccagaggcaagaagctgtattgccaccgcccaaccagcctctgcaagaaggaaacccagttcctgaaGTCCCTGCTGCCGCTATTCCCGTCAACAATTATGCTGtgggtgaagagttgaggggtatccgagttgacggtcaaccgattgctccagatgctgttagtgccagagtcatccatgctccggcccgtaatAGAATTCCtattgttgacagacaagaggatttgttcacCATGCTCAGCGAAGACGACGACATCTTGGGTAGgaatgatgcgagagatcgcaaagttgaagcccttgctgagaagatcagagcaatggaatgtcaaaactccctcggttttgatgttaccaacatgggattggttgaaggactcagaatcccgcacaaattcaaggcgccgtcatttgacaaatacaacggtacctcctgccctcgcacccatgtgcaggcatattaCCGAAAGATATCTGCATACAcagatgatgagaagatgtggatgtatttcttccaggatagtctatctggggcatccttggactggtatatggaattgaagcgggattcaattcggtgctggagagacctgggtgaggcgttcctcaggcagtataagcacaatatggacatggctccgacaaggactcagctgcagagtctttgtcagaagaacaacgagagcttcaaagagtacgcccagagatggcgcgaactagctgcaagagttcaaccccctatgctggaaagggagttgactgacatgttcatcggtactcttcaaggagtttacatggaccggatgggaagctgcccattcggaagtttttctgacgtcgttatctgcggcgaaagaactgagagtctaatcaaggctgggaggatccatgatgctggttcctcatcttcttcaaagaaacccttctctggggcacctcgccgtagagaaggagaaaccaatgctgtacagcacagagggagTGCGTACAGAGCTAATACAAACAGGGACCAGTATCGTCCGGtagctgcagtgaccattcctgcaccacAACCTCATccacaacaacaaagagttcaacaacaaccgcaacgacctcaacaacagcaacaacaacaacaacgtcctttccagcctcagcagagacagaggttgaatcctgatagaagatttgatcctttgcctatgtcttacgcagagctactacccgaactactccggttagggtttgtagagttgcgtacgatggccACTCCGACGgtgctgcctcctggctatgacgccaatgttagatgtgactttcattctggggcaccaggccaccatactgaaagatgtCGGGCTTTTCAGCACAAGGTTCAGGATCTGATTGATGCTAAGGCGATCAACTTCTCTCCAGTTCCGAATGtggtgaacaatcctatgcctcagcatggcgGGCATAGGGTTAACAATGTCGAGGATGGGGAAGCTGAAGACCTGATTGtaaatgttgaagatgttcagacgtctctgttggtcgtcaagggccgattattgaaggggggtgttgacccaggtTGCGAAGAGGGCTGTTTGGGCTGTTCAGAGGCTGTCGAcggttgtgaccagttgaagaCTGGTATTCAGAGGTTAATGGACGAAGGTTGTTTGCAGTTCAGCCGGGCTACTAGagataatggggcagtgtctactgtcactaTTTTTTATAAGCCGTCCGAAGGAAGAGGGCGTGGGGCTGTCAGTGTACCCACCaccagcaatactccggttaccatcCCAACACCGGTAACCATCCGTGCACCTACTACTATTGTGGCGTCCGGCAGAGGACAAGTTGAAAATAGTAGAGCTGTGCCTTGGAGATACGACAACGCCTATCGCCGTGATAGGAGGGCTGGTAACCAGACGAGACCAGCTGTGCAAGCACCAGTCACTatcagtgctcctgtgaggaTTCCTACTGTtgcaagtcctgtggtggacaatgttAGAGGACAAGGGGGTTTCACtaggagtggacgactgtttgctcctcagcctttgaggGATGCTAATGCTGAAGCATCTGCAAGGGCTAAAGGCAAACAAgcagtggttgacgaagaaccggctcagaaggaggccGAGGGTTCTTTTCAGAGAGATgttgaggagttcatgaaaattataaagaagagtgactacaagattgtggatcaactcaaccaaactccgtcaaagatctcgatactctctttgctgatgtgttctgaggcacatcgggacgctttgctgaagatgctgaatatggcatacgtcccgcaagagatatccgtcaaccagctggagggtgtactagccaacgtgagtaccaggcacggtgtaggtttcactgacctagacctaacgcctgagggtcgtaatcacaacaaagccttgcacatcactatggagtgcaaaggtgcagtattatctcacgtgctagtggacaccgggtcgtccctgaatgtcctgcCGAAGCAAATCTTAAAGAAGATCGATGTcgagggagttgtgctcactcccagtgaccttattgtgcgtgctttcgacggatccaaacggtctgtgtttggtgaagtcaccttgccggtgaagataggtccggagaCCTTCGACATCGTGTTctacgtgatggacattcagcctgcttatagctgtctgttggggcgtccgtggattcatgcagctggagcggtctcgtcgactctccatcagaagctcaagtatgtctggaacggtcagatcgtgaccgtctgtggtgaagaggagattctggtgagtcatctttcctcattcaagtatgtggaggtggatggcgagatccacgagaccctgtgccaggcattcgagactgtggCGTTGGAAGGGGTtgcttgtgctgagcagaggaagccgggtgcttcgattTCGTCATACAAGCAAGCCAAAGAGGTCGTAgactctggcaaagctgaaggctggggcaagatggttgacttgccaatcaaagaagacaaattcggcattgggtacgagcctctcccagcagagcagcatgtacaagcaggtccgagcaccttcaccagcgctgggctgatgaaccacggagatgtctttgctactggtggtgaagacagtgatcatgatttggatgtctgggtccgcccttgtgcaccaggcgaggttatcaacaattggacggctgaagaagtggtccaagttactctactgacagagtaa